Proteins co-encoded in one Methanothermobacter sp. genomic window:
- a CDS encoding TraB/GumN family protein — protein MEIEQLKIIGTAHVSKKSVEEVKEIIRTEKPDVVAVELDIGRYQKLIKEKLGLKDDRQLSVKDLIRGENIGLFLITGLLTYLQNRIGDDLGVKPGSEMLAAIEAAEEIGARIALIDRDIRITMQRIIDSMSLREKLKFSFNILASFFKKDEIEDVESLKSEDTLNEVMEYFKDISPQAYHVLVDERDAYMAQKLLEIPEDKVIAVVGAGHKKGIEHYLQHPEKIPPLKELLSFKQHNSILKKLLVIVPMLLIVPFVLAFISGVNIQGDILKFIFLTGGFAFIGSLVAGSKLKSALIAFLVAPMTVLHPLLAAGWFAGLMEAKLRNINFSDLENLNKCNSLHELWSNNLFRVILVVAGANLGCSIGTFLTIPQIILPMISKIIGAG, from the coding sequence ATGGAAATAGAACAACTTAAAATAATAGGTACAGCCCATGTATCAAAAAAGAGCGTAGAAGAAGTGAAGGAGATTATACGCACTGAAAAACCGGATGTTGTGGCTGTTGAATTAGATATTGGAAGATACCAGAAACTCATAAAAGAAAAGTTAGGCCTAAAAGATGACCGACAACTCTCAGTGAAAGATTTGATCAGAGGAGAGAACATCGGCCTCTTTCTTATAACCGGACTCTTAACATACTTGCAAAATAGGATAGGTGACGATTTAGGCGTGAAACCAGGTTCTGAGATGCTAGCGGCCATAGAAGCCGCTGAGGAGATAGGTGCAAGGATAGCCCTCATAGACCGGGACATACGCATAACTATGCAAAGAATAATAGATTCCATGAGTTTACGTGAAAAATTAAAATTCTCCTTTAACATCCTTGCTTCATTCTTTAAAAAGGATGAAATAGAAGACGTGGAGAGCCTAAAAAGTGAAGACACTCTAAATGAAGTGATGGAATACTTCAAAGACATCTCACCACAGGCATACCATGTACTAGTAGATGAAAGAGACGCCTACATGGCCCAGAAATTACTAGAAATCCCAGAGGATAAAGTGATTGCAGTTGTGGGGGCAGGCCACAAAAAGGGTATAGAACATTATCTCCAACATCCAGAAAAGATACCTCCACTCAAGGAATTATTATCCTTCAAGCAGCACAATTCCATTCTGAAGAAATTACTAGTTATTGTCCCCATGCTATTAATTGTGCCTTTTGTCTTAGCATTCATTTCAGGGGTCAACATCCAAGGTGATATTCTTAAATTTATATTCTTGACAGGAGGTTTCGCATTTATTGGATCATTAGTAGCCGGTTCAAAGCTCAAATCTGCTTTAATAGCATTCCTCGTAGCTCCAATGACAGTACTACATCCACTCCTAGCCGCGGGATGGTTCGCAGGGTTAATGGAGGCCAAACTGAGAAATATTAACTTCAGTGACCTTGAAAATTTGAATAAGTGTAATAGCCTTCATGAACTTTGGAGTAACAATCTTTTCAGAGTCATCCTTGTTGTTGCAGGGGCGAATCTTGGCTGCAGCATAGGAACTTTCCTCACAATACCACAAATCATACTCCCCATGATCAGTAAAATAATAGGAGCCGGTTAG
- a CDS encoding methyl-coenzyme M reductase glutamine C-methyltransferase: MKITVITPEFYNYGSMIVSGILKDLGYDVTLKKDFKNPGDIVFISLHSTIHLLKYKENINQIKAFKVLGGPVTADPQLVFKHLDIDILVKGEAENKIKNVMEYINGDRDLSSIPGIAFKKDNKIITTPPPSESPSWHPPLIPSDISKENIRGANVYIETHRGCPGNCTFCQVPCFFGRKVRSKKIEDIIKEIKEFTKKGAKRIAISGGTGTLYGSEKFKDINEEAFIELIKKISEITGPMNLTVPDIRVDLVTNEILETIAQYTNGWIYYGIESGSPRILKKMRKGISVDDIYEAVEMAKKHGVKVAGSFIVGYPGEEEDDFQATLELADELMLDDYFVSIAEPIPGTRLAEEVKKLPLEDNPLYMVSNEGRFKSLAAERAFKFMLDSYVFRSMPIPITDKLLESIIEEVKSQENHIRTVTAMIKGFV, from the coding sequence ATGAAAATAACTGTAATAACACCCGAATTTTACAATTACGGTTCCATGATAGTCTCTGGGATCCTAAAAGATCTAGGATATGATGTAACCTTAAAAAAGGACTTCAAGAACCCTGGGGATATTGTTTTCATAAGTTTGCATTCAACAATCCACCTACTCAAATACAAAGAGAATATCAATCAAATAAAAGCCTTTAAAGTCCTTGGAGGTCCAGTAACAGCAGACCCACAACTAGTATTCAAACACCTTGATATAGACATTTTAGTAAAAGGTGAAGCAGAAAACAAGATAAAAAATGTAATGGAATACATAAACGGAGACAGAGACCTATCATCCATTCCAGGGATCGCATTCAAAAAAGACAATAAAATAATAACCACACCACCCCCCAGTGAATCCCCTTCATGGCATCCGCCACTTATACCATCAGACATCTCCAAAGAAAACATAAGAGGCGCCAATGTCTACATAGAAACCCACAGGGGATGTCCTGGAAACTGCACATTCTGTCAAGTCCCATGCTTCTTCGGAAGAAAAGTCAGAAGCAAAAAAATAGAAGATATAATAAAAGAGATCAAAGAGTTCACAAAGAAAGGCGCTAAGAGAATAGCGATAAGCGGGGGTACAGGGACGCTCTACGGCAGCGAAAAATTCAAGGACATCAACGAAGAAGCATTTATAGAATTAATAAAGAAAATTAGTGAAATCACAGGGCCAATGAACTTAACAGTACCTGATATACGGGTTGACCTCGTAACCAATGAAATACTAGAGACAATAGCACAATACACAAATGGTTGGATATACTATGGTATCGAATCTGGAAGCCCGCGCATCCTAAAAAAGATGAGAAAAGGTATAAGTGTTGATGACATATACGAAGCCGTTGAAATGGCGAAAAAACATGGGGTGAAAGTTGCCGGATCCTTCATAGTAGGCTACCCAGGAGAAGAAGAGGACGACTTCCAGGCTACTCTTGAACTTGCAGACGAACTCATGCTCGACGATTATTTTGTGAGTATTGCCGAGCCAATACCGGGCACGCGCCTAGCAGAAGAAGTTAAAAAACTTCCACTAGAAGATAACCCACTTTATATGGTCTCAAATGAGGGAAGATTCAAAAGTCTTGCAGCAGAAAGGGCCTTCAAATTCATGTTAGACTCCTATGTATTTAGAAGCATGCCAATTCCAATAACAGATAAATTACTCGAGTCTATCATTGAAGAGGTCAAATCTCAAGAGAACCATATTAGAACAGTAACTGCCATGATAAAGGGTTTTGTTTAA
- a CDS encoding metallophosphoesterase produces MEIPLEVPCEVKLVQLSDLHIGPIRGESFLETVKDKVNSLEADAVLITGDLADGSSPIDDSTLKPLKEINAPIFFVSGNHDTYADRKKVYHLLESVGVTILDNKSIEFMGLQFVGVGYYMQRGILGVLLDQIEFRRDLPTILLHHLPTEWDTARKRGVDLQLSGHTHGGQFYPFNLIVRWMFPYFSGLYENSGSYLYVSEGTGTWGPPMRLGSSNEIVVFKLKP; encoded by the coding sequence GTGGAAATACCCCTAGAGGTTCCATGTGAAGTTAAATTGGTACAACTTTCAGATCTCCACATTGGGCCTATAAGAGGTGAAAGTTTCTTAGAGACCGTGAAGGATAAAGTGAACAGCCTAGAAGCAGATGCAGTTCTTATCACTGGAGATCTTGCTGATGGGAGTTCTCCCATCGATGATTCCACTTTAAAGCCTCTTAAAGAAATAAATGCGCCGATATTTTTTGTTTCGGGAAACCATGACACATATGCCGATAGAAAAAAGGTTTACCATCTACTGGAATCTGTGGGTGTGACAATATTAGATAATAAGAGCATAGAATTTATGGGTTTGCAATTTGTAGGTGTTGGATATTATATGCAACGTGGGATCTTAGGGGTTCTATTAGATCAAATCGAGTTTAGAAGGGATCTTCCAACTATTTTACTCCATCATCTTCCCACGGAGTGGGATACTGCACGCAAGCGGGGTGTTGATCTTCAATTGTCTGGTCACACACACGGTGGACAATTTTATCCATTCAATCTTATTGTTAGGTGGATGTTCCCTTACTTTTCAGGTCTTTATGAAAATTCAGGTAGTTATCTTTATGTATCGGAGGGTACGGGTACTTGGGGGCCTCCTATGCGCCTTGGATCATCTAATGAGATTGTAGTGTTTAAATTGAAACCATAA
- the comB gene encoding 2-phosphosulfolactate phosphatase: MKISLTHQRSTTEDLSIMVDLLRASTTITVALDRFKKIIPAKGVSEALEISKKTGGLLAGERGGETIKGFIGNSPLQIQDYNGETLILTTTNGTRILKSLKSKALIGSLINARAVARAAVELANNEIEIIMAGVNGRFAIEDFLTAGEIIYYLRDYELDEFAKAAMIAAHDRRIVDDMILNSSSALKLKKLGFFEDVKFSIQRNISSNVPLYNGKIIKKYKI; encoded by the coding sequence ATGAAGATCAGTTTAACCCATCAGAGATCAACTACAGAGGATCTTAGTATCATGGTGGATCTACTAAGGGCTAGTACAACGATAACAGTAGCATTAGATAGATTCAAAAAGATAATACCAGCCAAAGGTGTGAGTGAAGCTCTTGAAATTTCAAAGAAGACCGGTGGCTTGCTTGCAGGTGAACGTGGCGGTGAAACCATCAAAGGCTTCATAGGGAATTCACCACTCCAAATACAAGATTACAACGGTGAAACCTTGATCCTCACAACAACTAATGGTACAAGGATACTTAAAAGTTTAAAATCCAAGGCCCTCATAGGATCCCTCATAAATGCAAGGGCCGTGGCTCGTGCAGCTGTTGAACTTGCAAATAATGAGATAGAAATAATCATGGCTGGTGTGAATGGCAGATTCGCCATCGAGGATTTCCTCACAGCAGGAGAAATAATATACTATTTAAGAGATTATGAACTTGATGAGTTTGCAAAGGCTGCCATGATAGCAGCCCACGATAGAAGGATAGTAGATGATATGATACTTAATTCCAGTTCCGCCTTAAAGTTGAAAAAACTTGGATTCTTCGAGGATGTGAAATTTTCCATCCAAAGAAACATTTCAAGCAATGTTCCCCTCTATAATGGGAAAATAATAAAAAAATATAAAATATAA
- the mcrC gene encoding methyl-coenzyme M reductase I operon protein C produces the protein MIGKCTHVVDCRETMGMGEGGGIAQRGTFAQCGSEVLAVAMSPGRRHITKPVCEITFALREANIMTSTLVLNAGAGVPQDAPTAGAGSLFGLTDQEIEQMKRHKLLVVHLGGVKHHIIYKARLILRNVDRPCIVICEYPVDFEDFAKIGVKTRVVMPEEPKTKGTIVDIISGVIRGETCPQEKLDEIIRKVKLALGGA, from the coding sequence ATGATCGGAAAGTGCACACATGTTGTTGATTGCCGCGAAACAATGGGCATGGGTGAAGGAGGTGGCATAGCCCAAAGGGGAACCTTCGCCCAATGTGGAAGTGAAGTACTTGCAGTTGCAATGTCCCCTGGCAGACGCCACATAACAAAGCCAGTCTGTGAGATAACATTCGCACTCCGTGAAGCCAATATAATGACAAGCACACTAGTATTAAATGCAGGCGCAGGAGTACCCCAAGATGCCCCGACAGCAGGCGCAGGAAGCTTATTCGGACTCACAGATCAAGAAATTGAACAAATGAAAAGACACAAGCTCCTAGTAGTACACCTAGGAGGAGTGAAACATCACATAATCTACAAGGCTAGGCTCATACTAAGGAATGTAGATCGTCCTTGCATAGTAATATGTGAATATCCTGTCGACTTCGAGGACTTCGCGAAGATAGGAGTTAAAACGAGGGTTGTCATGCCAGAAGAACCCAAAACAAAGGGTACAATAGTTGATATAATCAGTGGGGTTATTAGAGGAGAGACATGCCCCCAAGAAAAGTTGGATGAGATCATTAGAAAGGTTAAGTTAGCATTAGGAGGTGCATGA
- a CDS encoding methanogenesis marker 7 protein: MYETLTYVGGVHRHEEMEELIEDLGGFVLQENMLQMDLILTLAVPIDDVEKVKEKAKELLGKVKVAPMAGTEIAVVSPTLARHHLPHAACDIAEYLRRYGAKDNMIGLARGAGKGISRISEEEKQLINEHDLAIFALGSFKHCIKEKTHLFEDINVPVVVTGAPKISVEELPGATAYISGFGRIPRRLKRGENIRALKKLVKVVEEILDNRRREMAEDPPLVPPIVVKSEIEHQVHAIKNVYSPTPVTSQLDGVRVKLNYERYHKDIEKVKVYDYKLGDIAEIKPSVMYDYILVKLLPETSLI; encoded by the coding sequence ATGTATGAAACATTAACTTATGTTGGTGGTGTGCACCGCCACGAGGAAATGGAAGAGCTCATCGAAGACCTTGGAGGTTTTGTACTCCAGGAGAACATGTTACAAATGGACCTTATATTAACACTCGCAGTTCCAATAGATGATGTTGAAAAGGTTAAAGAAAAGGCCAAAGAACTCCTAGGTAAGGTTAAGGTAGCTCCAATGGCTGGTACAGAGATTGCTGTTGTATCACCCACACTTGCAAGGCATCATTTGCCACATGCAGCCTGCGACATTGCAGAATATCTTCGAAGGTATGGTGCCAAGGATAACATGATAGGATTGGCTAGAGGCGCTGGCAAGGGGATATCAAGAATATCGGAGGAGGAGAAACAGCTTATAAATGAACACGACCTTGCAATTTTCGCCCTTGGAAGCTTTAAACATTGCATAAAAGAGAAAACACACCTATTCGAGGATATAAATGTGCCAGTGGTTGTTACAGGCGCCCCAAAGATTAGTGTAGAGGAGCTTCCAGGCGCAACAGCATATATCAGTGGCTTCGGTAGAATACCCCGCCGTCTTAAAAGAGGCGAAAACATAAGGGCCTTGAAGAAACTGGTTAAGGTTGTTGAGGAGATCCTCGACAACAGGAGGAGGGAAATGGCTGAGGATCCTCCACTGGTCCCCCCAATAGTTGTTAAAAGCGAAATTGAACACCAAGTCCACGCCATAAAGAACGTCTATTCTCCCACGCCGGTTACAAGTCAGCTTGATGGTGTCCGCGTCAAATTAAACTATGAACGCTACCATAAAGATATTGAAAAAGTTAAAGTATACGATTATAAACTGGGCGACATTGCAGAGATAAAACCTTCAGTGATGTATGATTATATTCTAGTAAAACTCCTACCAGAGACCTCCCTAATATAG
- the mcrB gene encoding coenzyme-B sulfoethylthiotransferase subunit beta, with protein sequence MAKFEDKVDLYDDRGNLVEEDVPIEALSPLWNPAIRRIVQGIKRTVAVNLEGIENALKTAKVAGPGCRIPGREMDLDIVGNAEAIAETAKSMIQVSEDDDTTVELLHGGKRALVQVPSTRFEAAAEYSVAPLVTASAFVQAIIKELDVSMYDANMVKAAVLGRYPQSVEYLGGNIATMLDIPQKLEGPGYALRNILVNHIVAATLKNTMQAAALSSILEQTAMFEMGDAVGAFERMHLLGLAYQGMNADNLVYDLVKENGKEGTVGTVVASVVERALEDGVIKVEKELDGFKVYGTDDIPLWNAYAAAGCMAATMVNQGAARAAQGVSSTLLYYNDLIEFETGLPSVDFGRVEGTAVGFSFFSHSIYGGGGPGIFNGNHIVTRHSKGFAIPCVAAAMALDSGTQMFSPEATSGLIKDVFSQVDEFREPLKFVVEAAAEIKDEI encoded by the coding sequence ATGGCGAAGTTTGAGGATAAGGTCGACTTGTACGACGACAGAGGCAACCTCGTCGAAGAGGACGTGCCAATAGAGGCCTTAAGTCCTCTCTGGAACCCAGCCATACGAAGAATCGTACAAGGCATTAAAAGAACAGTAGCCGTCAACCTAGAAGGAATCGAAAATGCGCTGAAAACAGCAAAGGTCGCAGGACCCGGATGCAGAATACCAGGAAGAGAAATGGACCTCGACATCGTAGGAAATGCTGAAGCCATAGCAGAAACAGCAAAGAGCATGATACAAGTCTCAGAAGACGACGACACAACAGTAGAATTATTACATGGTGGAAAGAGAGCGCTCGTACAAGTACCAAGCACAAGATTCGAAGCTGCTGCAGAATACTCCGTAGCACCATTAGTAACCGCTAGCGCATTCGTACAAGCCATAATAAAAGAACTAGACGTCAGCATGTACGACGCCAACATGGTCAAAGCAGCAGTACTCGGAAGATACCCACAATCAGTCGAATACCTAGGAGGTAACATAGCCACAATGCTGGACATCCCACAGAAACTCGAAGGTCCAGGATATGCACTAAGGAACATTCTAGTCAACCACATCGTGGCAGCCACACTCAAGAACACAATGCAAGCAGCAGCACTATCATCAATCCTAGAACAGACAGCAATGTTCGAAATGGGTGACGCAGTAGGAGCATTTGAAAGGATGCACCTCCTTGGACTTGCATACCAAGGAATGAACGCAGACAACCTCGTATACGACCTAGTTAAAGAAAACGGAAAAGAAGGCACAGTAGGTACCGTAGTTGCCTCTGTTGTCGAAAGAGCACTTGAAGATGGTGTGATAAAAGTCGAGAAAGAATTAGATGGCTTCAAAGTATATGGAACAGATGACATACCACTATGGAACGCCTATGCTGCAGCCGGTTGTATGGCCGCTACAATGGTCAACCAAGGCGCAGCAAGGGCAGCACAGGGTGTATCATCAACATTGCTATACTACAATGACCTAATTGAATTCGAAACAGGGCTACCAAGCGTAGACTTCGGAAGAGTAGAAGGTACAGCAGTAGGATTCTCCTTCTTCAGCCACTCCATCTACGGTGGTGGTGGTCCAGGTATCTTCAACGGAAACCACATCGTCACAAGACACAGTAAAGGGTTCGCCATACCATGCGTCGCCGCTGCAATGGCATTAGATTCAGGAACCCAGATGTTCTCCCCAGAAGCAACATCTGGATTAATTAAAGACGTGTTCAGCCAAGTAGACGAGTTCCGAGAACCACTCAAATTCGTAGTGGAGGCTGCCGCCGAAATAAAAGATGAAATCTAG
- the mcrG gene encoding coenzyme-B sulfoethylthiotransferase subunit gamma: MAQFYPGKTKIAENRRKFMNPEAELEKLREVSDEDVVWILGHRAPGEEYPSVHPPLEELDEPEDPIRELVEPLDGAKAGDRVRYIQFTDSMYNAPAQPYVRSRAYMWRFRGADVGTLSGRQIIETRERDLEKLSKELIETEFFDPARSGIRGKTVHGHSLRLDENGMMFDMLRRQVYNPDTGRVEAVKNQIGDELDEPVDLGEPLDEETLKEKTTIYRGDNIAYKDDEPVVEVTQRIHVLRSQAGFLPEEIK, translated from the coding sequence ATGGCACAATTCTATCCTGGCAAAACCAAGATTGCCGAAAACAGAAGAAAATTCATGAACCCTGAAGCCGAATTAGAAAAATTGAGGGAAGTCTCAGATGAGGACGTGGTATGGATCTTAGGACACCGAGCACCCGGAGAAGAATACCCAAGCGTACACCCACCACTCGAAGAATTAGATGAACCAGAAGACCCAATAAGGGAACTCGTAGAACCACTAGATGGTGCTAAAGCAGGTGACAGGGTCCGATACATCCAATTCACAGACTCAATGTACAATGCACCAGCCCAACCATATGTAAGATCAAGAGCATACATGTGGAGATTCAGAGGGGCTGATGTAGGTACACTATCAGGAAGACAAATCATCGAAACAAGAGAAAGAGACCTTGAAAAACTCTCCAAGGAACTTATCGAAACAGAATTCTTCGACCCAGCAAGAAGCGGTATAAGGGGTAAAACAGTACACGGACACTCACTACGATTAGACGAAAACGGTATGATGTTCGACATGCTAAGAAGACAAGTCTACAACCCAGACACAGGCAGAGTAGAAGCAGTTAAGAACCAGATCGGAGACGAACTAGACGAACCAGTAGACCTAGGAGAGCCACTAGACGAAGAAACCCTAAAAGAGAAAACCACAATATACCGTGGAGACAACATAGCATACAAAGATGACGAACCCGTAGTAGAAGTAACCCAAAGAATCCACGTCCTAAGAAGCCAAGCAGGCTTCCTACCAGAAGAAATAAAATAG
- the mmp10 gene encoding methyl coenzyme M reductase-arginine methyltransferase Mmp10 (Mmp10 (methanogenesis marker protein 10) is a cobalamin-requiring radical SAM methyltransferase that creates the methylarginine modification to methyl coenzyme M reductase.) yields MQIMADVGGRPGIDCRGFCKYCYFKGVKDFPPLGCKNCPPNRVGCETCTLEVAERKNEFLPPFFVLSNVQTTLMMTQPQDKNLKINISGGGDVSCYPHLQELTEGLKNLGIPIHLGYTSGKGIDDPKIATRLINNGVDEVTFTVFSCNPKLRREWMRDKKPEASLEALKIFCETIEVHAAAVIIPGINDGQDLLETCAKLEEWGAKALIMMRFANHENQGIILCNDPILEGIEPHPIDEFEKLVRKIDKEFNLRVTGTPVCDPKNNTPFALADDKNKKYLEILPEIKAEATILTGKVAAPYIEKIIKNLGAQDLVNVYPTEKDIACLITRKDLEKVDLSQIKETVIIPGRAFVHDKEAEKILTRDGTDRIIARGPDKLTVDGEMSGTLTKYDVIEREMEGFYELIQAINFFGVRRE; encoded by the coding sequence ATGCAAATCATGGCTGACGTCGGTGGCAGACCAGGAATAGACTGCAGAGGATTCTGCAAATATTGCTATTTTAAAGGTGTTAAAGACTTTCCACCACTAGGTTGCAAGAATTGCCCCCCAAACAGGGTAGGATGTGAAACATGCACCCTAGAGGTTGCCGAACGCAAAAACGAATTCCTACCACCATTCTTCGTCTTAAGCAATGTCCAAACGACCCTCATGATGACACAACCCCAAGACAAGAACCTCAAAATCAACATAAGTGGTGGCGGGGATGTGAGCTGCTACCCACACCTCCAAGAATTAACAGAGGGGCTTAAAAACCTTGGAATACCAATACACTTAGGTTATACAAGTGGGAAGGGCATAGACGACCCAAAAATCGCCACAAGACTAATCAACAATGGAGTGGATGAGGTTACATTCACAGTATTTTCCTGCAACCCGAAACTTAGAAGGGAATGGATGAGAGACAAAAAACCAGAAGCATCCCTAGAAGCTTTGAAAATATTCTGCGAAACAATAGAAGTCCACGCAGCAGCAGTCATAATCCCAGGTATAAACGACGGCCAGGACCTACTAGAAACATGCGCAAAATTAGAAGAATGGGGGGCGAAAGCCCTAATCATGATGAGATTCGCCAACCATGAAAACCAGGGAATCATACTATGTAACGATCCAATCCTCGAAGGAATAGAACCACACCCCATAGATGAATTCGAAAAACTAGTAAGAAAAATCGACAAAGAATTCAACTTAAGAGTGACAGGCACACCAGTCTGCGACCCCAAGAACAATACACCATTCGCCCTTGCAGATGACAAAAACAAAAAATACCTAGAAATACTCCCAGAAATAAAAGCAGAGGCCACAATACTCACAGGAAAAGTAGCAGCACCATACATAGAAAAAATAATAAAAAATCTTGGAGCCCAAGACCTCGTCAATGTTTACCCAACAGAAAAGGACATAGCCTGCCTAATAACAAGAAAAGACCTGGAAAAAGTAGACCTTTCACAAATCAAAGAAACCGTCATAATACCAGGAAGAGCATTTGTGCATGACAAAGAAGCCGAAAAAATCTTAACACGTGACGGAACAGACAGGATAATAGCAAGAGGCCCTGACAAATTAACAGTAGACGGTGAAATGAGCGGAACCCTAACAAAATATGATGTCATCGAAAGGGAAATGGAAGGCTTCTACGAACTCATACAAGCCATAAACTTCTTCGGGGTAAGACGAGAATGA
- the mcrD gene encoding methyl-coenzyme M reductase operon protein D translates to MDIEIFPHRLLGADTTEKLLNDLEEIESIKRMVIQGQRLPPAEEGHPDRRIIKISGQEVELQVKPGRVLLEVEDESAIDDIKKVCEENLPFGFEVHIGKFIRTQKTVTDELKYGELLDEIPDELVGLTDPNARLAERATIIKKRKKGSSR, encoded by the coding sequence ATGGACATTGAAATATTCCCACACAGACTCCTCGGAGCCGACACAACCGAGAAACTCCTTAACGACCTTGAAGAAATTGAAAGTATAAAGAGGATGGTCATACAAGGCCAGAGACTCCCCCCAGCAGAGGAGGGACACCCTGACCGTCGAATAATTAAAATCAGCGGCCAGGAAGTTGAACTACAAGTGAAACCTGGTCGAGTATTATTAGAAGTCGAGGATGAAAGTGCAATCGATGATATAAAGAAAGTCTGTGAAGAAAACTTACCATTCGGATTCGAAGTTCACATAGGAAAATTCATAAGAACCCAGAAAACAGTAACCGATGAATTAAAATATGGGGAACTCCTTGATGAGATCCCAGATGAACTCGTCGGTTTAACAGATCCAAACGCTAGGTTAGCTGAAAGGGCTACAATAATAAAAAAAAGGAAAAAAGGGAGCAGTAGATGA
- a CDS encoding DUF134 domain-containing protein codes for MPRPKRHRRILGKPPIKCFKPDIASEELIEVTLDEFEAIRLRDYHGIKQKKSAEIMGISQPTFHRIITSARSKIAKALVEGKTIILKGGDYITDKRRYKCLDCQFEWISPKKEYKKCPDCRSENITMIGEDIIPGRIGMQRGRGMRAGPPRACKCIECGYETPKTPGVPCRSEKCPKCGGIMCAVD; via the coding sequence ATGCCGAGGCCAAAAAGACACAGAAGAATCCTAGGAAAACCACCAATCAAATGTTTCAAACCAGACATAGCATCAGAAGAATTAATAGAAGTAACATTAGACGAATTCGAAGCCATAAGGCTCAGAGACTACCACGGTATAAAACAGAAAAAATCCGCTGAAATAATGGGAATATCACAGCCCACATTCCACCGTATAATAACATCAGCACGTTCAAAGATAGCGAAGGCCCTAGTCGAAGGCAAAACAATAATCCTAAAAGGAGGTGATTATATAACAGACAAGAGAAGATACAAGTGTCTAGACTGCCAATTTGAATGGATATCCCCCAAAAAAGAATACAAGAAATGCCCAGACTGCAGATCCGAAAACATAACCATGATAGGAGAAGATATAATCCCTGGAAGAATTGGCATGCAAAGGGGAAGGGGTATGAGAGCCGGGCCACCAAGAGCTTGCAAATGCATTGAATGCGGCTATGAAACACCAAAAACTCCTGGAGTACCATGTAGAAGCGAAAAGTGTCCAAAGTGTGGCGGAATAATGTGCGCTGTCGACTAA